A DNA window from Vanessa tameamea isolate UH-Manoa-2023 chromosome 24, ilVanTame1 primary haplotype, whole genome shotgun sequence contains the following coding sequences:
- the LOC113402665 gene encoding facilitated trehalose transporter Tret1-like, protein MTGIRNQIIISACMYTGQLLLGYTIAWTGPIITKLRDSEQSPLPYLLSETELSLIASLLYVGAVPGPYMIGWLSNIKGRKPCLILGGVVSILAYTLLATANNLAMLYSGRIFAGFGIGIIVLVNVVYIGEIASTPIRGVLLTVVGICTTLGTILLFSVGPFFSYHVSAYAGLSLAVIFTLSSLMIPESPIFYILRDDENGLVKSLEILGRLDDKQKLYDVKSEFKSVDTKTDWIELFTLKTNRRALVIGVTINIFQQSSGVMAFLFFSGDIFEMAGSSVNSNIAMIIIGGFQLFGSLLASVFIEKQGRKTLLLISTVVCSITMLSLGLYFYFDHVQRLRMEEVAWLPLVILILFFIGYDSGLAIIPNVLIGEMFTSNVRSKGSAVALTSAWIAGFLVSTAFGIVVENFDAHPAFWFFSCSSASAFLFTVFFIPETKGKTLLEIQKYMNKS, encoded by the exons ATGACCGGTATtagaaatcaaataattatatcggcTTGCA tGTACACAGGACAACTGCTATTAGGATATACAATTGCTTGGACGGGaccaataataacaaaactgcGTGACTCGGAACAGTCCCCGTTACCATATTTATTATCAGAGACAGAATTATCATTAATTGCGTCTTTATTGTACGTTGGAGCTGTACCAG GTCCATATATGATAGGATGGTTGTCTAATATCAAAGGAAGAAAGCCTTGCCTTATACTTGGCGGTGTAGTATCAATTTTAGCTTATACTTTATTAGCTACAGCTAATAATTTAGCTATGCTGTATAGTGGAAGAATCTTCGCCGGTTTCGGAATTGGTATAATAGTTCTGGTCAATGTGGTTTACATTGGAGAGATCGC ATCAACACCAATCAGAGGAGTTCTTTTGACAGTTGTAGGAATTTGTACTACTCTTggtacaattttattgttttctgtCGGACCATTCTTCTCTTACCATGTATCGGCTTATGCTGGTCTAAGTTTAGCTGTTATTTTTACGTTGTCATCATTGATGATACCAGAATctccgattttttatatattaagag ATGATGAAAACGGACTTGTAAAAAGCTTAGAGATATTAGGAAGGTTAGATGATAAGCAAAAATTGTATGATGTTAAGAGTGAATTTAAATCAGTTGATACCAAAACGGATTGGATTGaattgtttacattaaaaacaaatagacgAGCACTTGTAATAGGTGTCACTATTAACATATTCCAACAAAGCAGTGGCGTCatggcttttttatttttctctggTGACATATTTGAAATGGCTGGTTCTTCTGTAAATTCGAATATAGCTATGATTATAATTGGAGGATTTCAACTATTCGGTAGTTTATTAGCATCTGTTTTTATCGAAAAACAAGGAAGAAAAACGCTTTTGCTAATATCTACTGTGGTCTGTTCTATTACcatg TTATCCCTGGGCTTGTACTTTTACTTCGATCATGTACAACGATTACGAATGGAAGAAGTCGCGTGGTTACCTTTGGTTATTctgatactattttttattggatACGATTCTG gtTTGGCTATAATTCCGAATGTTCTCATCGGTGAGATGTTTACAAGCAACGTCAGGAGTAAGGGTTCAGCTGTTGCTTTGACTTCTGCGTGGATAGCAGGATTTCTGGTTTCGACGGCATTTGGAATCGTGGTTGAGAACTTTGATGCACATCCGGCATTTTGGTTCTTTTCATGTTCATCTGCAAGCGCATTTTTATTCACTGTATTTTTCATTCCAGAAACGAAAGGAAAAACTCTTTTAGAGATTCAGAAATATATGAACAAAAGTTAA